The Amycolatopsis coloradensis sequence TTCGCCGCGATGGGCACCGAGGACCAAGGACCGATCATCCAGTCCATCCTCACCAACCGCGGCACCACAACTCAAGCCGTCATCCTGAGCACCCTAGAGGGCCTCGACGTCGAGCGATATCTCCTCGCTACCGGTGTCGGCAACACCGACCTCGACGGCATCCGCAGCAGACTCCTGGGACCACGCTCCGACTGATCCACCCTGTCCAAGCCCGGTCGGAGTCGACATCGAATGACCACGCGACCCACAATTCTGCGGCTGAAGGTTCCGAGACGCGACCTATCAGCTGTAATCAGCCGAGGAACACCAGGTCAACCAAGACAGCGACGCCGACTATCGCCTGTTGTCACACGAACCGGGACCGGGCCTCCGTGAACCGCGCCGCGTGTCCGACGATAGGCCCATGTACCCGGAGATCGAGCCCTACGCGTCAGGCCACCTGGACACCGGTGACGGCAACCTCGTGTACTGGGAGGAATGCGGGAACCCCGGCGGCAAGCCCGTGGTGTTCCTGCACGGCGGGCCCGGTGGCGGCTGCTCACCGTCGCACCGCCGGCTGTTCGACCCGTCCGCCTATCGGATCGTCCTGTTCGACCAGCGCGGGTGCGGGCGGTCGCTGCCGCACGCTTCGGTGTCCGGTGATCTTTCGTCGAACACGACCTGGCATCTCGTCGACGACATGGAACGCTTGCGGGAGTCGCTGGGCATCTCGCGGTGGCAGGTGTTCGGCGGATCCTGGGGGTCGACGCTGGCGTTGGCGTACGCCGAGAAGCACCCGGAACGCGTGTCGGAGCTGGTGCTGCGCGGGGTGTTCACGCTGCGTTCGTCCGAAGTGGACTGGTACTACCGGGGTGGCGCGGCGAACGTCTTCCCGGACCTGTGGGAGCAGTTCACGGCGCCGATCGCCGGGCTCGACGGCGATCCCGTCGAGCTGTACGCGAAGCTGCTCGCCGACCCCGATCCCGCGGTGCACGGGCCCGCCGCCGTCGCGTGGAGCACCTGGGAGGGCGCGACGGGGACGCTGCTCCCCCGCCCCGAACTGGTGGCGGATTTCGCCGTGCCGGAGTACGCGCTGGCGTTCGCGCGCATCGAGAACCACTATTTCGTGCACAACGGGTGGCTCGAGGAGGGGCAGCTGATCCGAGACGCCGCCGCGTTGAAGGACATTCCCGGCGTGATCGTGCAAGGAAGGTACGACCTCGCCACGCCCGCGGTTTCCGCGTGGGACCTGCACAAGGCGTGGCCGGAGTCGGAACTGGTGATCGTGCCGGACGCCGGGCACGTGTACGACGAGCCCGGCATCCTGGCCGCGTTGCTGGCGGCGACGGACCGGTTCCGCGCTCAGCCCTAGCGAGGAAGCGGAGCCGGGTGGTACCGCCGGAACGCGGGTGCGGCGGTGCCGCCTTCACCGTGCAGCCAGTCATAGAGGAAGCGGAACTCCGGGTACTTGATCAGTTCCAGACCGCCGTGACCGTCCGGCGGGCGCAGCAGCGCGATGTCCGCCCGGACTCCTTGGCCGCGTCGAGATCGTTGACCACGACACCGACGTGTTCCAGCTTCTTGAGTGTCATGTTCAGGCACCCTTCCGGCGGATGAGCTCCTCGACGGCGGAAGGCAGGGTGGTCTCGAAGTCGATGAGCTTGCCCCAGGTCGGGGTCAGCACGACGCGGACCTTGCCGTCGTAGAGCGACCGCACGTTTTCCTACCATTCGACCCGCTGCTCGGGCGTCATCTCGTAGGTGCCGTTCCACTGGAGGTACTCATCGGGGATGCCGTCGACGTAGTCCAGCTCGACGGTGCCGCGGAGGAGCAGGACCTTCGGTGGGTGCGATTCGGTGTCGATCGTCAGCGCGACGGCGGGGCTGCGGCGCAGCGCCGGCGGCTTCGGGGCGTTC is a genomic window containing:
- the pip gene encoding prolyl aminopeptidase, whose amino-acid sequence is MYPEIEPYASGHLDTGDGNLVYWEECGNPGGKPVVFLHGGPGGGCSPSHRRLFDPSAYRIVLFDQRGCGRSLPHASVSGDLSSNTTWHLVDDMERLRESLGISRWQVFGGSWGSTLALAYAEKHPERVSELVLRGVFTLRSSEVDWYYRGGAANVFPDLWEQFTAPIAGLDGDPVELYAKLLADPDPAVHGPAAVAWSTWEGATGTLLPRPELVADFAVPEYALAFARIENHYFVHNGWLEEGQLIRDAAALKDIPGVIVQGRYDLATPAVSAWDLHKAWPESELVIVPDAGHVYDEPGILAALLAATDRFRAQP
- a CDS encoding tyrosine-protein phosphatase, with amino-acid sequence MTALAHCRPGGVLFNCGAGRDRTGLITLLLLALADVRPEAIATDYDLSTEALKPLFAAMGTEDQGPIIQSILTNRGTTTQAVILSTLEGLDVERYLLATGVGNTDLDGIRSRLLGPRSD